Proteins from a genomic interval of Leishmania infantum JPCM5 genome chromosome 11:
- a CDS encoding metallo-peptidase, Clan MF, Family M17 codes for MKRPRSNSVVEETAVSAYVQTCTNFRSNVTFTDISKVSCVAPHVLLVGALEQLRESSLKSVLFYCPAVAEALQRVKAGATVKTLAEVPGRKGYTEVTVTALPATRSRTNCPYRADSMSEAVAAACGSVEEGEVLDVYVRAPAGSETAVANAVARAAPHSYTAKARQATKAYMKQAVTLNVVMSSRAAFTQELVRGKSVCVAELEAICTSVQLCQRLVDTPPCMLDTVVYAEIAAAYAAELGVDMTVLKGEELREKGYGGIYAVGKCAQYPPHLVTLRYRNPNAAEGAKNIAMVGKGIVYDCGGLALKPAAHMTNMKTDMGGSAGVFCAFIAVVRSMKMQRTHFSHIANISVTLCLAENAIGPHSYRNDDVVVMKSGKSVEVMNTDAEGRIVLGDGVCYATGEQDFVPDVLIDMATLTGAQGVATGSKHAGVYASDAEAEKDMINAGLRSGDLCYPVLYCPEYHEEVYKSPCADMRNTANSPSSAGSSCGGYFVEQHLSERFRGPFVHVDMAYPSSNTAGATGYGVTLVFEFLRQH; via the coding sequence ATGAAGCGCCCGCGTTCCAATtcggtggtggaggagacggcggtgtcggcgtACGTGCAGACGTGCACGAACTTCAGGTCGAATGTGACGTTCACGGACATCTCGAAGGTATCATGTGTTGCGCCGCACGTGCTTCTGGTGggcgcgctggagcagctgcgcgaaaGCTCTCTCAAGTCCGTGCTGTTCTACTGCCCGGCTGTCGCGGAGGCGCTACAGCGCGTCAAGGCTGGTGCGACGGTGAAGACGCTTGCGGAGGTTCCGGGGCGCAAGGGCTACACGGAAgtgacggtgacggcgctgccggcaaCCAGGTCGCGCACAAACTGCCCTTACCGCGCGGACAGCATGTCGGaggccgtcgctgctgcgtgcgggAGCgtcgaagaaggcgaggtgCTTgacgtgtacgtgcgcgcgcctgctgGCTCCGAGACGGCGGTCGCGAACGCTgttgcgcgtgctgcgccccACTCGTACACCGCGAAGGCTAGGCAGGCGACGAAGGCGTACATGAAGCAGGCAGTAACGTTGAATGTCGTGATGTCGTCACGCGCTGCGTTCACACAGGAGCTGGTGCGCGGAAAgtccgtgtgcgtggcggagctggaggcgatCTGCACGTCTGTGCAGCTGTGCCAGCGCCTGGTGGACACGCCGCCGTGCATGCTGGACACTGTCGTGTACGCTGAGATCGCTGCTGCTTACGCCGCTGAGCTCGGTGTGGATATGACTGTGCTCAAGGgtgaggagctgcgcgagaaggGCTATGGCGGCATCTACGCTGTCGGCAAGTGTGCGCAGTACCCGCCGCACCTGGTGACGCTGCGCTACAGGAACCCGAACGCCGCTGAGGGCGCCAAGAATATTGCGATGGTTGGCAAGGGTATCGTGTACGACTGTGGCGGCCTTGCGCTGAAGCCAGCGGCGCACATGACGAACATGAAGACGGATATGGGCGGCTCGGCTGGCGTGTTCTGCGCCTTCatcgcggtggtgcgcagcatGAAGATGCAGAGGACTCACTTCAGCCACATCGCCAACATCAGCGTGACGCTGTGCTTGGCAGAGAACGCGATCGGCCCCCACTCGTACCGCAACGACGACGTTGTGGTGATGAAGTCGGGCAAGTCGGTGGAGGTGATGAACACGGATGCGGAGGGCCGCATCGTGCTGGGCGACGGCGTGTGCTACGCGACGGGCGAGCAGGACTTCGTCCCGGATGTGCTGATCGACatggcgacgctgacggGTGCGCAGGGTGTGGCGACGGGCTCGAAGCACGCCGGCGTTTACGCCAGCGATGCCGAGGCGGAAAAGGACATGATCAATGCGGGCCTGCGGTCCGGCGACCTGTGCTACCCAGTGCTGTACTGCCCCGAGTACCACGAGGAGGTGTACAAAAGCCCTTGCGCCGACATGCGCAACACTGCGAACTCGCCATCCAGCGCCGGCTCGAGCTGCGGCGGGTACTttgtcgagcagcacctgAGCGAGCGCTTCAGGGGCCCCTTTGTGCACGTTGATATGGCCTACCCCAGCTCCAACACggccggcgccaccggctACGGTGTTACTCTCGTGTTCGAGTTTCTGCGCCAGCACTAG
- a CDS encoding metallo-peptidase, Clan MF, Family M17: MTVLKGEELREKGYGGIYAVGKCAQYPPHLVTLRYRNPNAAEGAKNIAMVGKGIVYDCGGLALKPAAHMTNMKTDMGGSAGVFCAFIAVVRSMKMQRTHFSHIANISVTLCLAENAIGPHSYRNDDVVVMKSGKSVEVMNTDAEGRIVLGDGVCYATGEQDFVPDVLIDMATLTGAQGVATGSKHAGVYASDAEAEKDMINAGLRSGDLCYPVLYCPEYHEEVYKSPCADMRNTANSPSSAGSSCGGYFVEQHLSERFRGPFVHVDMAYPSSNMTAADVVMMSP; this comes from the coding sequence ATGACTGTGCTCAAGGgtgaggagctgcgcgagaaggGCTATGGCGGCATCTACGCTGTCGGCAAGTGTGCGCAGTACCCGCCGCACCTGGTGACGCTGCGCTACAGGAACCCGAACGCCGCTGAGGGCGCCAAGAATATTGCGATGGTTGGCAAGGGTATCGTGTACGACTGTGGCGGCCTTGCGCTGAAGCCAGCGGCGCACATGACGAACATGAAGACGGATATGGGCGGCTCGGCTGGCGTGTTCTGCGCCTTCatcgcggtggtgcgcagcatGAAGATGCAGAGGACTCACTTCAGCCACATCGCCAACATCAGCGTGACGCTGTGCTTGGCAGAGAACGCGATCGGCCCCCACTCGTACCGCAACGACGACGTTGTGGTGATGAAGTCGGGCAAGTCGGTGGAGGTGATGAACACGGATGCGGAGGGCCGCATCGTGCTGGGCGACGGCGTGTGCTACGCGACGGGCGAGCAGGACTTCGTCCCGGATGTGCTGATCGACatggcgacgctgacggGTGCGCAGGGTGTGGCGACGGGCTCGAAGCACGCCGGCGTTTACGCCAGCGATGCCGAGGCGGAAAAGGACATGATCAATGCGGGCCTGCGGTCCGGCGACCTGTGCTACCCAGTGCTGTACTGCCCCGAGTACCACGAGGAGGTGTACAAAAGCCCTTGCGCCGACATGCGCAACACTGCGAACTCGCCATCCAGCGCCGGCTCGAGCTGCGGCGGGTACTttgtcgagcagcacctgAGCGAGCGCTTCAGGGGCCCCTTTGTGCACGTTGATATGGCCTACCCCAGCTCCAACATGACTGCGGCGGACGTAGTGATGATGAGTCCCTGA